One Vallitalea pronyensis genomic region harbors:
- a CDS encoding sulfatase family protein: protein MKKQERPNILFIMTDEQRYDTFTHVNPHIKTPHMDKLIKDSVFFQNAYCSNPSCIPSRAAIVTGKHPTECKTPTYITYLPAYEKTFMSRLQALGYYTAVVGKQHFAESSIEKGYDEAMIMDGHSPMGHKEELTLYYDYLAQHNVDKDTLYEGGLMIGGSWKGDIKYHIDSFVGDLGQDWLKHKRPDKPWFLTISFPGPHQPYDCEGTAFAEQYDLDAIPMPETCYEDLDCKPPHFKQMKEKAYVKNHSEEVFKKTKRSYYANVSLIDQKVGEIIETLKENGLYDNTLIIYTSDHGDFMGDFGIVSKAQYLSECLMRVPLFVKPPIKDFEGFDVDDYVLNIDIAATCLEAAGGEVDKGMSNYAYTDYWQNKDEVKTRDYLYLEASGMKACIKDGYKLVHYLDKPYGEFYDLNHDPIEKFNLWEEEAYNGQKLIHNRLLIDHLVKMTPLWDMKWNHQAPAI from the coding sequence ATGAAAAAACAAGAGCGTCCCAATATACTTTTTATTATGACAGATGAACAACGCTACGATACGTTCACCCACGTGAACCCACACATTAAGACACCCCATATGGATAAGTTAATCAAGGATAGTGTTTTCTTTCAAAATGCCTATTGCTCCAATCCATCCTGTATTCCATCAAGGGCTGCCATCGTGACAGGTAAACACCCCACAGAATGCAAGACACCTACCTACATAACCTATTTGCCAGCCTATGAAAAAACATTCATGTCAAGACTTCAAGCATTAGGGTATTATACGGCAGTGGTAGGTAAACAGCATTTTGCTGAATCCAGTATCGAAAAAGGTTATGACGAAGCCATGATAATGGATGGGCATAGTCCAATGGGGCATAAAGAAGAACTGACGTTATACTACGACTACTTAGCACAACATAACGTGGACAAAGACACATTATACGAAGGGGGTCTTATGATCGGTGGTTCTTGGAAAGGGGACATCAAATACCACATTGATTCCTTTGTGGGTGATCTTGGTCAAGATTGGCTGAAACATAAAAGACCGGATAAACCTTGGTTTTTAACCATTTCATTCCCAGGCCCCCATCAGCCCTATGATTGTGAAGGGACAGCATTTGCTGAACAATATGATCTAGATGCTATTCCCATGCCCGAAACCTGTTATGAGGACTTGGACTGCAAGCCGCCTCATTTTAAACAAATGAAAGAAAAGGCTTATGTGAAAAATCATTCAGAGGAAGTCTTTAAGAAAACCAAACGATCCTACTATGCCAATGTATCCCTCATTGATCAAAAGGTAGGCGAGATTATTGAGACATTAAAAGAAAATGGGCTATATGATAATACCCTCATTATCTATACATCCGATCATGGAGACTTCATGGGGGACTTTGGTATTGTGTCCAAAGCCCAATACCTATCCGAATGCCTGATGCGTGTACCCCTCTTTGTTAAGCCGCCCATTAAGGATTTTGAAGGCTTTGATGTGGATGACTATGTGTTAAATATTGATATTGCGGCAACTTGTTTAGAAGCTGCTGGTGGTGAAGTAGACAAAGGTATGTCCAATTATGCTTATACAGATTATTGGCAGAATAAGGATGAAGTTAAAACAAGAGATTATCTTTATCTAGAGGCAAGCGGGATGAAGGCATGTATTAAAGATGGGTACAAATTAGTCCATTATTTAGATAAGCCCTATGGTGAGTTCTACGATCTAAACCATGATCCCATTGAAAAGTTTAACTTATGGGAGGAAGAGGCTTATAATGGGCAAAAACTCATCCATAATCGTCTGTTGATTGATCATCTCGTTAAAATGACACCTCTATGGGACATGAAATGGAATCATCAAGCACCAGCCATTTAG
- a CDS encoding helix-turn-helix domain-containing protein has protein sequence MLSQTKSKKKSGFLTSFLSYYIIILCIPLLVGIGLNFYSNQVIQDEVIKANKVVIKQLQLSIDQRIHNIREFTMQLETDESLYGIIHTKNELSTLNRYTLKHVISNFSAYNLSNGFIEDFFVYCYLNKTIIGPYGYTNTTGMRDKAFYDVAWYFPKWYTIIHQEHRSELYPIFLENTHKLESIVYLQSLPSSIYSEPNAIAVIKLNNEYFDELMASTLEISEGNATFAIIDKNNHILYAYGDEGILNAIEAYDLGTMEDGFLSIHDKRDYYAYMAASNNSHWRYLTITPTSVFNKRVKGVQMIAFFSLVLILILSILAIVYVKRRRYDPLASTIDLLRSDNQTPHHDDAFKFLQEKVEQTLNDKSSMEETMLMNRDYLRNYFLIRMLNQPIDDEGSFMKIMDYYGIDLLRDYTNVVIFYLNSYDDQSLQENTAFLGFLEDIKNTFYAVFKEESSNAALYPVYLNNMVVCMINYTKKIHHDHGIVRWLNGFKEEMNKADVSVAMSQPKTTLHELNDAYDEALQALEHQLVYGKSGVGQYKSVMGYRKKITHIKYYQYENNFIMLLDSGEFQKAKNVINNLFSLVLNQETMPMNSVKCRMFGIINILMNTVEKYNLDAQLIALDELYDKLIGFYSIEDLRTGIIKTLDTIKEHVKSDHKHGDGNMIKMVKHHIHQHYMDTNLSVSQLACKFKVDMSILSKKFKKDCGINLSDYIHLERLKIAKPMIIETNDTIKTIAIKCGYLNSDVFIRVFKRYEGITPGKFRQNSK, from the coding sequence ATGTTGAGTCAGACAAAGTCAAAAAAGAAAAGTGGTTTCCTGACTTCTTTTTTATCTTATTATATCATTATCTTATGTATCCCCCTATTGGTGGGTATCGGTCTTAACTTTTATAGTAATCAAGTCATTCAAGATGAAGTCATAAAAGCCAATAAGGTGGTCATCAAACAATTGCAGTTATCCATCGACCAACGTATCCATAACATTCGAGAATTTACCATGCAGCTGGAAACCGATGAGTCACTATATGGTATTATTCATACAAAAAATGAGCTGAGTACCCTCAACCGTTATACCTTGAAGCATGTGATTAGTAATTTTAGTGCCTACAATCTATCCAATGGGTTTATTGAGGATTTTTTTGTTTATTGTTATTTAAATAAAACCATTATTGGACCTTATGGCTATACCAATACCACAGGTATGCGTGATAAAGCTTTTTATGATGTGGCCTGGTATTTTCCAAAATGGTATACCATCATTCATCAAGAGCATCGCAGTGAGTTGTATCCTATATTTTTAGAAAATACCCACAAGCTGGAAAGCATTGTGTATCTACAGTCTTTACCTTCAAGTATCTATTCTGAACCCAATGCCATTGCAGTCATTAAGCTGAATAATGAATACTTTGATGAACTTATGGCATCGACGCTGGAAATCAGTGAGGGCAATGCTACGTTTGCCATTATTGATAAGAACAACCATATCTTATATGCCTATGGCGATGAAGGCATCTTAAATGCCATTGAAGCCTATGATTTAGGGACTATGGAAGATGGTTTTCTGAGTATTCATGATAAAAGAGATTATTATGCCTATATGGCAGCGTCCAATAACAGCCATTGGCGTTATTTGACCATTACACCAACGTCGGTTTTTAATAAACGGGTAAAAGGTGTACAGATGATTGCTTTTTTTAGCTTGGTTCTTATCCTTATCCTGAGTATATTGGCCATTGTTTACGTGAAAAGAAGACGTTATGACCCTTTGGCATCCACCATTGACCTGTTGCGGTCAGATAATCAGACACCCCATCATGATGATGCGTTTAAGTTTTTACAAGAAAAGGTGGAACAAACCTTAAACGATAAAAGCAGCATGGAAGAGACCATGTTGATGAACAGGGATTATCTGAGAAACTATTTTTTAATCCGTATGTTGAACCAACCCATTGATGACGAAGGATCTTTCATGAAAATAATGGATTATTATGGCATTGATTTATTACGGGATTATACCAATGTGGTTATTTTTTACCTGAACTCCTATGATGATCAATCGTTGCAGGAAAACACAGCTTTTCTAGGGTTTCTTGAAGACATTAAAAACACCTTTTATGCTGTGTTTAAAGAGGAATCGTCTAATGCTGCACTTTATCCTGTATACCTGAACAATATGGTGGTATGCATGATTAATTATACGAAGAAAATTCATCATGATCATGGTATCGTCAGATGGTTAAACGGTTTTAAAGAAGAAATGAACAAAGCCGATGTGTCCGTTGCCATGAGTCAACCCAAGACAACCCTCCATGAATTAAACGATGCTTATGACGAAGCCTTACAAGCATTAGAACATCAGCTGGTCTACGGCAAGTCTGGTGTAGGTCAGTACAAGTCTGTCATGGGGTATAGGAAAAAGATTACCCATATTAAGTATTATCAGTATGAGAATAATTTTATCATGCTATTAGATAGCGGCGAGTTTCAAAAGGCGAAAAATGTCATTAATAACTTATTCAGCTTAGTCCTTAACCAAGAAACCATGCCCATGAACAGTGTAAAATGTAGAATGTTTGGTATCATTAACATTTTAATGAATACCGTGGAGAAATATAATCTGGATGCCCAATTAATAGCCCTGGATGAACTCTATGATAAGCTAATTGGGTTCTACAGCATTGAGGATTTACGTACAGGGATTATTAAAACACTGGATACCATTAAGGAACACGTGAAGAGTGATCATAAGCATGGGGATGGCAATATGATTAAAATGGTCAAACACCATATTCATCAGCATTACATGGATACCAATTTATCCGTTAGTCAGCTGGCATGCAAATTCAAAGTGGATATGTCCATATTATCCAAGAAATTTAAAAAAGATTGTGGTATTAATCTTTCCGATTATATTCACCTTGAGCGCCTGAAAATAGCAAAACCCATGATTATTGAAACCAATGACACCATTAAAACCATTGCCATCAAGTGTGGGTATTTAAACAGCGATGTGTTTATTCGGGTCTTTAAGCGTTATGAAGGCATTACACCTGGGAAATTCCGCCAAAACAGCAAGTAA
- a CDS encoding ABC transporter permease, giving the protein MEQVVSIKRKKKRRNIFYMLKEDYKKHKLIYFMLIPVLLYYIIFQYGPMLGIVIGFKDYRPGLGIFGSKWVGFEYFQHFLSSRYFWRLVKNTLTINFYLLLFGFPAPIILALLLNEVKHKAFKKTVQTITYMPHFISLVVVSGIIVDLVATDGVINDILAFFGFQRQNLLTISGLFRPIFVTSDIWQHIGWGTIIYLAALSGISPSLYEAAKIDGANRFKQIIHVTLPGIAPTITILLIMRIGKMMLVGWEKIILLYNPVIYETADVISSFVYRKGLLEFDFSYSTAVGLFNSVINFGLLIAANKIGKKISGSGLW; this is encoded by the coding sequence ATGGAACAAGTGGTATCAATAAAGAGAAAAAAGAAAAGAAGAAATATCTTTTATATGCTAAAAGAAGATTATAAGAAGCATAAGCTCATATACTTTATGCTGATACCTGTACTTTTATACTATATTATTTTTCAGTATGGTCCTATGTTGGGTATTGTCATTGGATTCAAGGATTACCGTCCAGGACTCGGTATTTTTGGAAGCAAATGGGTTGGTTTCGAATATTTCCAACATTTTCTTAGCAGCCGTTATTTTTGGCGGTTGGTTAAGAACACCTTGACCATTAACTTTTATCTATTATTATTTGGGTTCCCAGCACCCATTATATTGGCTTTACTCCTTAATGAAGTGAAGCATAAAGCATTTAAGAAAACCGTACAAACCATTACATACATGCCTCACTTTATTTCCCTTGTGGTGGTATCGGGGATTATAGTGGATTTGGTGGCTACGGATGGGGTCATTAATGATATATTGGCGTTTTTTGGCTTTCAACGACAAAACTTGTTGACCATATCGGGACTTTTTCGTCCTATATTTGTGACCAGTGATATCTGGCAGCATATTGGATGGGGAACCATTATTTATCTTGCGGCTTTATCAGGCATTTCCCCAAGTCTCTATGAAGCAGCCAAAATTGATGGGGCCAATCGTTTTAAGCAGATTATCCATGTGACTTTACCAGGCATTGCACCAACCATTACCATTCTCTTGATTATGCGTATAGGAAAGATGATGCTGGTAGGCTGGGAGAAAATCATTCTGCTCTACAACCCTGTTATCTATGAAACAGCAGACGTCATCTCTTCATTTGTGTATCGGAAAGGTTTACTTGAATTTGATTTTAGTTATTCCACTGCTGTGGGATTATTTAACTCGGTCATTAATTTTGGATTACTCATTGCAGCGAATAAAATAGGCAAAAAAATAAGCGGAAGCGGTTTATGGTAG
- a CDS encoding sulfatase family protein, with protein MEISKRPNILFAIMDDASHMGAYGHGFVHTPHFDWVAKEGALFHQAYTTNPKCAPSRASICTGMHTWQLEDACCHVVITFPEKFATFPELLADAGYHVGYTGKGWGPGIWQTTRKWNPAGPAYNDKTLVPPEKTHVSNCDYTENFRVFLDEKEADQPFYFWYGGFEPHRHYVKGEGIRHGKKLEDIPSLPPYWPDDPIVKEDLLDYAYEIDYFDQHLGQILAILRERNELDNTIIVVTSDNGCPFPRVKGQMYQQDFNLPLAVCWPKLGNGGREIDDFVSFTDFAPTFLEAAGVPMHQQFSGQSFLDLIVSEESGTLDNNRVYVTMGRENHDSGREGDVGYPVRCIRKDKYLYVRNFEPDRWPAGNPETLFGNCDGSPTKDLIMEMKEHGNDVYYQLAFGKRPLEELFDVATDPECMLNLADNPAYHEIKAELWQTLETYLQKTNDPRIFGHGDIFDSYVLDKYSNDKGSWQAYVEGRFELPNYMNWKRFIIEEE; from the coding sequence ATGGAAATATCAAAAAGACCTAATATTTTATTTGCGATTATGGATGATGCATCCCATATGGGAGCCTATGGCCATGGGTTTGTCCATACCCCTCATTTTGATTGGGTAGCTAAGGAAGGTGCACTCTTTCATCAGGCTTATACAACCAATCCCAAATGTGCCCCATCAAGAGCCAGTATCTGTACAGGCATGCATACATGGCAGTTAGAAGATGCCTGTTGTCATGTTGTGATTACTTTTCCAGAGAAATTTGCAACCTTTCCTGAATTGTTAGCGGATGCAGGTTATCACGTAGGGTATACAGGGAAAGGCTGGGGTCCAGGTATCTGGCAGACGACACGAAAATGGAACCCAGCAGGACCTGCCTATAACGACAAAACATTAGTGCCACCTGAGAAGACCCACGTATCCAACTGTGATTATACAGAGAATTTTAGAGTGTTTCTTGATGAGAAAGAAGCAGACCAGCCCTTTTATTTCTGGTATGGCGGTTTTGAGCCTCATCGTCATTATGTTAAAGGTGAAGGCATACGCCATGGCAAAAAGCTGGAAGATATCCCATCCCTGCCACCTTATTGGCCTGATGATCCTATTGTGAAAGAGGATCTCTTAGATTATGCCTATGAAATTGATTATTTTGATCAGCACCTTGGTCAAATATTAGCTATATTACGTGAAAGAAATGAGCTTGATAACACCATCATTGTTGTTACATCCGATAATGGCTGTCCATTCCCCCGGGTAAAAGGGCAGATGTATCAACAGGATTTTAACCTGCCCTTAGCTGTATGCTGGCCGAAATTAGGTAATGGAGGCAGGGAGATAGATGATTTTGTGAGTTTTACGGACTTTGCACCAACTTTCTTAGAAGCAGCTGGTGTGCCCATGCACCAACAGTTTAGCGGGCAGAGCTTTTTGGACCTGATTGTATCAGAAGAATCCGGTACATTGGATAACAATCGGGTATATGTGACCATGGGTCGTGAGAACCACGACAGTGGGCGTGAAGGTGATGTAGGTTATCCTGTACGGTGTATTCGAAAAGACAAGTACCTGTATGTACGTAATTTTGAACCCGATAGATGGCCTGCAGGCAATCCAGAAACATTATTTGGTAACTGTGATGGATCCCCAACCAAAGACCTGATCATGGAGATGAAGGAACATGGAAACGATGTGTATTATCAGTTAGCCTTTGGTAAACGCCCTTTGGAAGAATTATTTGATGTAGCTACCGACCCAGAATGCATGCTCAATCTAGCAGATAATCCAGCTTACCATGAAATCAAAGCAGAGCTTTGGCAGACCTTAGAAACGTATCTACAAAAGACCAATGACCCAAGAATATTTGGTCACGGTGATATTTTTGACAGCTATGTGCTTGATAAGTACAGCAACGACAAAGGTTCTTGGCAAGCCTATGTAGAGGGAAGGTTTGAACTGCCCAACTACATGAATTGGAAGCGATTTATAATAGAGGAAGAGTAA
- a CDS encoding carbohydrate ABC transporter permease — protein MARKKSLKNKFGVFDGINYFLLSMLCLLTLYPIIYVLFASISDPVLFQSHKGLLMKPIGFTIEAYRLVFESPAVLTGYKNTLFYVIVGTSINLFLTSLGAYALAQKDLYIAKVLTIMIIFTMQFKGGLIPTYYVVNQLLGHSRLTLLLPQAIITMNLIIMRTSFRSIPESLFESARIDGANDMTLLSKIVLPLSKPVMAVMALYYGVNHWNQWFQASIYLRDRKLYPLQLFLREIVLQNQLDESSMGIDVGTEAHIGVIIKYATIMVAVIPILCVYPYIQKFFVKGVMIGAIKG, from the coding sequence GTGGCTAGGAAAAAAAGTTTGAAGAATAAATTTGGTGTTTTTGATGGTATTAACTACTTTTTGTTAAGTATGCTATGCCTCTTAACCCTATATCCCATTATCTATGTGCTCTTTGCATCCATTAGTGATCCAGTACTGTTTCAATCCCATAAAGGCTTATTGATGAAACCCATAGGCTTTACCATAGAAGCCTATCGTCTGGTATTTGAAAGTCCAGCGGTTTTAACAGGTTATAAAAACACACTGTTTTATGTGATTGTGGGTACATCCATTAATCTGTTTTTAACATCCCTTGGCGCTTATGCACTGGCTCAGAAAGATTTATATATTGCAAAAGTCTTAACCATTATGATTATTTTTACCATGCAGTTTAAAGGCGGGCTTATCCCAACGTATTATGTGGTCAATCAGCTTCTAGGGCATTCCAGATTAACACTGCTACTGCCCCAGGCCATTATTACCATGAACCTGATTATTATGCGGACGTCCTTTCGTTCCATCCCGGAAAGTTTATTTGAATCGGCCAGGATAGATGGGGCTAACGATATGACGTTATTATCAAAAATCGTTTTGCCTTTATCCAAACCTGTTATGGCGGTTATGGCACTTTATTATGGTGTCAATCATTGGAACCAGTGGTTTCAAGCAAGTATCTATTTAAGAGACAGAAAGCTGTATCCTCTACAATTGTTCTTACGGGAAATCGTATTACAGAATCAATTAGATGAATCGTCCATGGGCATTGATGTGGGAACAGAAGCCCATATTGGCGTGATTATTAAGTATGCAACCATTATGGTAGCTGTTATCCCAATCCTTTGCGTTTATCCCTATATTCAAAAATTCTTTGTGAAAGGCGTCATGATTGGTGCTATCAAAGGGTAA
- a CDS encoding extracellular solute-binding protein → MVAKKIVAIMLVFVMGLAVFSGCSKTEDNHGKQSTSGESSPSGSDSADKDKRPSFEYWHPIHAFTAKGMESHNEHPFAPRLAEETGVDVKYVNPPVGQEEEQLNLIFSSQNLPDAFHSNLSENYKGGVDGAIADGIIINATELIEEHAPNYMAMMSADEDVRRDSYTDEGTIKAFGSIIPAPEMRGLPFWGPFLNKKLLDKTGLGIPETIDDWETMLIAFKDMGIKAPFTWPANNTIGFLNDVFSGAYGVPSESEFFKEGNVVKYGPIQEGYREFLTLLNRWYEMGLLDADYLSRNMNKHVKPMLINGEAGATVAHLTNLEQLEHLAKADNKDIDLIAVPYPVLNKGDQIHFRHFLSNVKKEATFITTAADDPVTIVKWIDYLYSPEGIELTVWGDEGVTFEYDEQGNKKYTDLVENNPDGLPFSYARRQLVIHDIISTYAWDEQKIFYDTEDQHDAWERWQKADYENVLPESLLFTVEEQEGYSRIMSEVDTYVEEMFTKFVMGIESLDNFDQFVATIKDMGIDEATAYKQASYDRYLDR, encoded by the coding sequence ATGGTAGCAAAAAAAATAGTGGCGATAATGCTTGTTTTCGTTATGGGGTTAGCTGTCTTTTCAGGTTGTTCAAAAACAGAAGATAATCATGGTAAGCAGTCAACATCTGGTGAATCTAGTCCATCAGGCAGTGATTCAGCAGATAAAGATAAACGACCTTCATTTGAGTACTGGCATCCTATACATGCTTTTACAGCAAAGGGCATGGAGAGTCACAATGAGCATCCCTTTGCACCTAGGTTGGCAGAAGAAACAGGTGTGGATGTCAAATACGTTAACCCGCCAGTGGGTCAAGAAGAAGAACAGCTTAATTTGATTTTTAGTTCCCAGAATTTACCGGATGCCTTTCATAGTAATCTATCGGAAAACTATAAGGGTGGCGTTGATGGTGCTATTGCTGACGGCATTATCATCAATGCAACGGAACTCATAGAAGAACATGCACCAAACTATATGGCCATGATGAGTGCCGATGAGGATGTGCGACGGGATAGTTATACAGATGAAGGAACCATTAAAGCATTTGGTTCCATCATACCTGCACCCGAAATGAGAGGTTTACCATTCTGGGGTCCATTCCTTAATAAGAAGCTCCTTGATAAGACGGGACTGGGTATACCTGAGACCATTGATGATTGGGAAACCATGTTAATTGCATTTAAAGACATGGGTATAAAAGCGCCCTTTACTTGGCCTGCCAATAATACCATTGGTTTCTTAAATGATGTTTTTTCAGGAGCATATGGCGTACCTTCAGAATCTGAATTCTTTAAAGAAGGCAATGTGGTAAAATACGGCCCTATTCAAGAGGGGTATAGAGAGTTTTTAACCTTGTTGAATCGGTGGTATGAAATGGGGTTATTGGATGCGGACTACCTGTCACGTAACATGAATAAGCACGTAAAACCCATGTTAATTAATGGAGAAGCAGGTGCAACAGTAGCTCATTTAACTAATTTGGAACAATTGGAACACTTGGCTAAGGCCGATAATAAAGACATTGATTTGATAGCTGTACCTTATCCTGTATTGAATAAAGGTGATCAAATACATTTCAGACATTTTTTATCCAATGTTAAAAAAGAAGCAACGTTTATTACCACAGCAGCAGATGATCCTGTGACCATTGTCAAATGGATTGACTATTTATACAGTCCAGAGGGTATTGAATTAACCGTCTGGGGGGATGAAGGGGTCACCTTTGAATATGATGAGCAAGGCAATAAAAAATATACCGATTTAGTGGAAAACAATCCCGATGGCTTACCTTTTTCATATGCAAGACGACAATTGGTCATCCATGATATTATTTCAACCTATGCATGGGATGAACAGAAAATATTCTACGATACAGAGGATCAGCACGATGCTTGGGAGAGATGGCAGAAAGCAGATTATGAGAACGTACTACCGGAATCACTCTTGTTTACAGTTGAAGAACAAGAAGGGTATTCCCGCATTATGAGCGAAGTGGATACTTATGTGGAAGAGATGTTCACCAAATTCGTTATGGGTATAGAATCACTTGATAACTTTGATCAATTTGTAGCAACCATTAAAGATATGGGCATTGACGAAGCAACTGCATATAAACAAGCTTCATATGATCGATATTTAGACAGATAA
- a CDS encoding right-handed parallel beta-helix repeat-containing protein, whose product MNIIRIGIEQCGKHKDWTQIVNSAVMDAEDHTVIEFEKGTYYFSPKYAYEQHCYITNNDHSQKRIAFPILHKKGLTIDGNGSTFIFIGRILPFYISESKDIVIKHLEMDYKRPLYSQGKVLASDTDKVQLKIDSNKFPYHVVRNHFVFTGDGYESTYVHGMLEFDPIERKPVYGAKDNHVGGELKGHEIEEGVIEINHPFRKLPNVGNILTIKHERRFVPGIAIDHTEGIDLNQVTIRQAGTMGIVAQYSKDIQLDHIVVAVDEHSDRMVSTNADATHFVGCKGYLTITNSRFENQLDDALNVHGNYLDIEEILDEKTVIAKIGHFQQVGIFGLEKGTSIQILNRDSMLNHKVLPLQDKQIINNQYVKLMFEEPLDLAPDKAYSLEDMDAYPVLTFKNNIVRKNRARGILLTSRKPILIEGNTLTSEGTAIKISGDTNHWHESGPVGEVVIKNNYIACMNEDVWGKGIIDIDPEMVAFEAGKYYHDTILIEGNTIELWNRPLVYGQSFKKLSLMHNTFIKKLPESAITMDIKAYGEIIEEGSIYKLERSQDE is encoded by the coding sequence ATGAACATCATTAGAATTGGAATAGAACAATGTGGTAAGCATAAAGACTGGACCCAGATCGTGAATAGCGCTGTTATGGATGCAGAAGACCATACGGTCATTGAATTTGAAAAAGGTACCTATTATTTTTCACCTAAATATGCCTACGAACAGCATTGTTACATCACAAATAACGACCACAGCCAAAAGCGCATCGCCTTTCCTATCCTACATAAAAAAGGCCTTACCATTGATGGCAATGGCTCTACCTTTATTTTTATTGGCCGCATACTGCCTTTTTACATCAGTGAATCTAAAGACATTGTCATTAAGCATCTGGAAATGGATTATAAAAGACCTCTGTACTCTCAAGGTAAGGTACTTGCTTCGGATACAGATAAGGTACAATTAAAAATAGATAGCAACAAATTCCCATACCATGTTGTTAGAAACCACTTTGTTTTTACAGGAGATGGTTATGAAAGCACATATGTTCATGGTATGCTCGAGTTTGATCCCATAGAAAGAAAGCCTGTTTATGGTGCTAAGGATAACCACGTTGGAGGGGAATTAAAAGGTCATGAAATTGAAGAGGGTGTTATTGAAATCAACCACCCCTTTAGGAAACTACCAAACGTAGGTAATATACTCACCATTAAGCATGAACGTCGGTTTGTACCCGGTATAGCCATTGACCATACAGAAGGCATTGATCTCAATCAGGTCACCATACGTCAAGCAGGTACCATGGGCATTGTGGCTCAATACAGTAAAGATATTCAGCTGGATCATATTGTTGTGGCTGTGGATGAACACTCGGATAGAATGGTATCCACCAATGCAGATGCAACCCATTTTGTAGGATGTAAGGGCTATCTGACCATCACCAACAGCCGGTTTGAAAACCAATTGGATGATGCGTTAAATGTTCATGGTAACTATCTGGATATTGAAGAAATACTGGATGAGAAGACGGTTATTGCTAAGATAGGTCATTTCCAGCAAGTGGGTATTTTTGGTCTGGAAAAGGGAACATCCATACAAATTCTTAACCGTGACAGCATGTTAAACCACAAGGTTCTGCCATTGCAGGATAAACAAATCATCAACAATCAATATGTTAAATTAATGTTTGAAGAGCCTTTAGATCTAGCGCCAGATAAGGCTTATAGCTTGGAAGACATGGATGCCTATCCTGTGCTGACCTTTAAGAACAATATAGTAAGGAAGAATCGAGCTCGTGGTATTCTGTTAACATCTAGAAAACCCATCCTAATTGAAGGCAATACCCTGACCTCTGAAGGTACTGCTATTAAAATAAGCGGCGATACCAATCACTGGCATGAGTCAGGACCTGTAGGTGAAGTGGTTATTAAGAACAATTATATCGCCTGTATGAATGAAGACGTTTGGGGAAAAGGCATCATTGATATTGACCCGGAGATGGTGGCGTTTGAAGCAGGCAAGTATTATCATGATACGATTCTAATTGAAGGCAATACCATTGAATTATGGAACAGACCATTGGTGTATGGACAGAGTTTTAAGAAGCTTTCTCTTATGCATAACACCTTCATTAAGAAATTACCCGAATCAGCCATTACCATGGATATTAAAGCATATGGAGAGATCATTGAAGAAGGGTCCATCTATAAGCTGGAAAGGAGTCAGGATGAGTAA